Proteins from a genomic interval of Streptococcus oralis:
- the rpmI gene encoding 50S ribosomal protein L35, translated as MPKQKTHRASAKRFKRTGSGGLKRFRAYTSHRFHGKTKKQRRHLRKASMVHSGDFKRIKAMLTRLK; from the coding sequence ATGCCAAAACAAAAAACACACCGCGCATCAGCTAAACGTTTCAAACGTACAGGTTCTGGTGGACTTAAACGTTTCCGTGCTTACACTTCTCACCGTTTCCACGGAAAAACTAAGAAACAACGTCGTCATCTTCGTAAAGCATCTATGGTGCATTCAGGAGATTTCAAACGTATCAAAGCAATGCTTACTCGCTTGAAATAA
- the infC gene encoding translation initiation factor IF-3, whose amino-acid sequence MKTIAKQDLFINDEIRVREVRLIGLEGEQLGIKPLSEAQALADSANVDLVLIQPQAKPPVAKIMDYGKFKFEYQKKQKEQRKKQSVVTVKEVRLSPTIDKGDFDTKLRNARKFLEKGNKVKVSIRFKGRMITHKEIGAKVLAEFAEATQDIAIIEQRAKMDGRQMFMQLAPATDKK is encoded by the coding sequence GTGAAAACCATAGCAAAGCAAGACTTATTCATCAATGATGAAATTCGTGTACGTGAAGTTCGCTTGATCGGTCTTGAGGGAGAACAGCTAGGCATCAAGCCACTCAGCGAAGCGCAAGCATTGGCTGATAGTGCAAATGTTGACTTAGTATTGATTCAACCCCAAGCAAAACCACCTGTTGCTAAGATTATGGACTACGGTAAGTTCAAATTTGAGTATCAGAAAAAGCAAAAAGAACAACGTAAAAAACAAAGTGTTGTTACTGTGAAAGAAGTTCGTCTGAGTCCAACTATTGACAAGGGTGACTTTGACACAAAACTTCGCAATGCACGCAAGTTCCTTGAAAAAGGAAATAAAGTTAAGGTATCCATTCGCTTTAAAGGGCGTATGATTACCCATAAAGAGATTGGTGCAAAAGTTTTAGCCGAGTTTGCTGAAGCAACACAAGATATTGCGATCATCGAACAACGAGCTAAGATGGATGGACGCCAAATGTTCATGCAGTTGGCGCCAGCAACTGACAAAAAATAA
- a CDS encoding DNA internalization-related competence protein ComEC/Rec2 yields MLQWIKNFPIPLIYLSFLLLWLYYAIFGASYLALLGFVFLLVCLFFQFPWKSASRVLAICGLFGFWFLFQTWQQTQASQDLVAYVEKVRIFPDTIKVNGDSLSFRGKADGRTFQVYYKLQSEEEKEHFQALTDLHEIELEGKLSEPEGQRNFGGFDYQAYLKTQGIYQTLTIKSIQSLKKVSSWDIGENLSALRRRAVVWIKTHFPDPMRNYMTGLLLGHLDTDFEEMNELYSSLGIIHLFALSGMQVGFFMDAFKKLLLRLGLTQEKLKWLTYPFSLIYAGLTGFSASVIRSLLQKLLAQHGYKGLDNFALTVLALFIIMPNFFLTAGGVLSCAYAFILTMTSKEGEGLKAVARESLVISLGILPLLSFYFAEFQPWSILLTLVFSFLFDLVFLPLLSILFILSFVYPVTQLNLVFEWLEDIIRLVSQMASRPLVFGQPNAWLLILLLVSLALVYDFRKNIKRVAGFSLFIVGLFFLTKHPLENEITMLDVGQGESIFLRDVTGKTILIDVGGKAESDKKIEDWQEKSTTSNAQRTLIPYLKSRGVSKIDHLILTNTDKEHVGDLLEMTKAFHVGETLVSKGSLTQKEFVAELQATQTKVRSVTAGENLPIFGGYLGVLSPRKIGDGSYDDSLLLYGKLLDKHFLFTGNLKEKGEKELLKQYPTLEVDILKAGQHGSKTSSSPAFLEKLKPQITLISVGKNNSAKLPHQETLERLESIKSKIYRTDQNGAIRFKGWNSWRMESVR; encoded by the coding sequence ATGTTACAGTGGATTAAGAATTTCCCTATCCCCCTAATCTATCTGAGTTTTCTGTTACTCTGGCTTTACTACGCCATTTTTGGAGCGTCCTATCTCGCACTGCTAGGTTTTGTTTTTTTGCTCGTCTGTCTCTTTTTCCAATTTCCTTGGAAATCGGCTAGTAGAGTTCTAGCGATTTGTGGACTCTTTGGCTTTTGGTTTCTGTTTCAAACTTGGCAACAGACACAAGCTAGTCAAGACTTAGTCGCTTATGTTGAAAAGGTGAGGATTTTTCCAGATACTATCAAAGTCAATGGAGATAGCCTGTCCTTTCGGGGCAAGGCCGACGGACGCACCTTCCAAGTTTACTATAAACTCCAGTCCGAGGAAGAGAAAGAGCACTTTCAGGCCTTAACAGATCTTCATGAGATTGAACTAGAAGGAAAACTGTCCGAGCCAGAAGGGCAGAGGAATTTTGGTGGATTTGACTACCAAGCCTATCTGAAAACTCAAGGGATTTACCAGACACTGACTATCAAGAGCATCCAGTCACTTAAAAAAGTTAGCAGTTGGGATATAGGTGAAAATTTGTCGGCTTTACGTCGAAGGGCTGTAGTTTGGATCAAGACGCACTTTCCAGACCCTATGCGCAATTATATGACGGGGCTCTTGCTGGGACATTTGGACACGGACTTTGAGGAGATGAATGAGCTTTATTCCAGTCTAGGAATTATCCATCTCTTTGCCTTGTCGGGTATGCAGGTGGGCTTTTTCATGGATGCCTTTAAGAAACTCCTCTTACGATTGGGCTTGACCCAAGAAAAGTTGAAGTGGCTGACTTATCCCTTTTCTCTTATCTATGCTGGTCTGACAGGATTTTCAGCATCGGTCATTCGCAGTCTCTTGCAAAAGTTACTGGCCCAACATGGCTACAAGGGCTTGGATAATTTTGCCTTAACAGTCCTTGCCCTCTTTATCATCATGCCCAACTTTTTCTTGACAGCTGGAGGGGTTTTGTCCTGTGCCTACGCCTTTATCTTGACCATGACCAGCAAAGAAGGGGAGGGGCTCAAGGCTGTTGCCAGAGAAAGTCTGGTCATTTCTTTAGGAATATTGCCCCTTTTATCCTTCTATTTTGCAGAATTTCAACCTTGGTCAATTCTCTTAACCCTTGTCTTTTCCTTTCTGTTTGACTTGGTATTCTTACCACTTTTGTCCATCTTATTCATCCTGTCTTTTGTTTACCCAGTCACTCAGCTTAACCTTGTCTTTGAATGGTTGGAGGACATCATTCGCTTGGTATCGCAGATGGCAAGCAGGCCCTTGGTCTTTGGACAACCCAACGCATGGCTTTTGATTCTACTCTTAGTTTCATTGGCCTTGGTCTATGACTTTAGGAAAAATATCAAAAGAGTAGCAGGGTTCAGCCTCTTTATAGTGGGACTCTTTTTCTTAACCAAACACCCGCTGGAAAATGAAATCACCATGCTGGATGTAGGGCAGGGAGAAAGCATTTTTCTACGGGATGTAACTGGTAAAACCATTCTCATAGATGTGGGCGGAAAGGCAGAATCTGATAAGAAAATAGAGGATTGGCAAGAAAAATCGACGACTAGCAATGCCCAGAGGACCTTGATTCCCTATCTGAAAAGTCGCGGAGTATCCAAAATTGATCACTTAATTCTGACCAACACAGATAAAGAACATGTTGGAGATTTGCTGGAGATGACCAAGGCTTTCCATGTCGGGGAAACTTTAGTATCAAAGGGAAGTCTGACACAAAAGGAATTTGTAGCGGAACTACAAGCGACTCAAACCAAGGTGCGCAGTGTGACAGCAGGGGAGAACTTACCAATTTTTGGCGGTTACTTAGGAGTCCTATCTCCAAGGAAGATTGGAGATGGAAGTTATGATGATTCTCTCCTTCTTTATGGAAAACTCTTGGATAAGCACTTTCTCTTTACTGGAAATTTGAAGGAGAAGGGAGAGAAAGAACTTTTAAAGCAATACCCTACCTTAGAGGTGGATATCTTGAAGGCAGGTCAACATGGTTCAAAGACTTCATCTAGTCCAGCTTTTTTAGAGAAGCTCAAACCGCAAATTACTCTCATTTCAGTGGGCAAGAACAATAGTGCCAAACTACCTCATCAGGAAACCTTGGAACGACTAGAAAGCATCAAGAGTAAGATTTACCGAACTGACCAGAACGGAGCCATTCGCTTTAAAGGATGGAATAGTTGGCGAATGGAAAGTGTTCGATAA
- a CDS encoding helix-hairpin-helix domain-containing protein, which translates to MEAIIEKIKEYKIIVICAGLGLALGGFLLLKPSSQTPAKETNLQVEVAAVSKDSSSEKEVKKEEKEESPEQDLITVDVKGAVKSSGIYDLPVGSRVHDAVQKAGGLTEEADSKSLNLAQKVSDEALVYVPTKGEEVASQQAASGTTPSSSKEKKVNLNKASLEELKQVKGLGGKRAQDIIDHREANGKFKSVDELKKVSGIGAKTIEKLKDYVTVD; encoded by the coding sequence ATGGAAGCAATTATCGAGAAAATCAAAGAGTATAAAATCATTGTCATTTGTGCTGGTTTAGGTTTGGCTTTGGGCGGATTTCTCCTGCTAAAGCCAAGCTCCCAAACTCCCGCAAAGGAGACTAATCTACAGGTTGAAGTTGCCGCTGTTTCAAAGGATTCATCTTCTGAAAAAGAAGTAAAGAAGGAAGAAAAGGAAGAGTCTCCTGAACAAGATTTGATTACAGTAGATGTCAAAGGTGCTGTTAAATCTTCAGGAATTTATGATTTGCCAGTAGGTAGTCGTGTTCATGATGCCGTTCAGAAGGCGGGTGGCTTGACAGAAGAAGCAGACAGTAAGTCGCTCAATCTCGCTCAGAAAGTCAGTGACGAGGCTCTTGTCTATGTTCCAACTAAGGGAGAAGAAGTAGCTAGTCAGCAGGCTGCCTCTGGAACGACTCCTTCGTCAAGTAAAGAAAAGAAGGTCAACCTCAATAAAGCTAGTCTGGAAGAACTCAAGCAGGTCAAAGGCTTGGGAGGAAAACGAGCTCAGGATATTATCGACCATCGCGAGGCAAATGGGAAATTCAAGTCGGTAGATGAATTAAAGAAAGTATCTGGCATTGGCGCTAAGACCATAGAAAAGCTAAAAGATTATGTTACAGTGGATTAA
- a CDS encoding GNAT family N-acetyltransferase — MESIFVKFAQYPSIETERLLLRPVTLDDADAMFQYASDRENTRYTFPTNQSLEETKNNIAQFYLANPLGRWGIELKSNGQFIGTIDLHKIDPVLKKAAIGYIINKKYWNQGLTTEANRAVIELAFEKIGMNKLVALYDKDNPASGKVMEKSGMRFSHEEAYACMDQHEKGRIVTRVHYVLTKEDYFANK, encoded by the coding sequence ATGGAATCAATATTTGTGAAATTTGCCCAGTATCCGTCTATAGAAACAGAGCGTTTGTTGCTCCGACCTGTAACCTTGGATGATGCGGATGCTATGTTTCAGTATGCCTCAGACAGAGAAAATACGCGCTACACTTTTCCAACCAATCAAAGCTTGGAAGAAACCAAGAATAACATCGCTCAGTTCTACTTGGCCAATCCCTTGGGACGATGGGGAATCGAACTAAAAAGCAATGGTCAGTTTATCGGTACCATTGACCTGCACAAGATTGATCCTGTTCTTAAAAAAGCAGCTATTGGCTACATTATCAATAAAAAGTATTGGAATCAAGGATTGACAACAGAAGCCAATCGAGCCGTGATTGAGCTGGCTTTTGAGAAGATTGGGATGAACAAGTTAGTTGCTTTATACGATAAGGATAATCCGGCGTCAGGAAAGGTCATGGAGAAATCAGGCATGCGCTTTTCCCACGAAGAAGCTTATGCTTGTATGGACCAGCATGAAAAAGGACGAATCGTTACAAGAGTTCATTATGTCTTGACCAAGGAAGATTATTTTGCAAATAAATAA
- the ald gene encoding alanine dehydrogenase, translated as MLIGIPKEIKNNENRVALTPAGVHSLVSRGHRVLIETNAGLGSGFTDADYQKQGAEIVATAADAWAAELVVKVKEPLASEYGYLRDDLLLFTYLHMAAAPELADAMLTAKTTGIAYETVRDNQGQLPLLVPMSEVAGRMAVQIGAHFLTKQAGGSGVLLGGVPGVPKGKVTIIGGGVVGTHAARIALGLGAQVTILDISAKRLSVLEEVFGNQIQTLMSNSFNIEASVRDADVVIGAVLIPGAKAPKLVTEEMVKQMRPGSVIVDVAVDQGGVIETADRVTTHDEPVYEKHGVLHYAVANIPGAVARTSTIALTNVTLPYIEALAGKGFAQAISEDEGLRQGVTTYQGYLTSLPVAQGLDKEHTSIDELV; from the coding sequence ATGTTAATCGGAATCCCAAAAGAAATTAAAAATAATGAAAACCGTGTTGCCCTCACTCCTGCTGGCGTCCACAGTTTAGTCAGTCGTGGACATCGTGTTCTCATCGAAACAAATGCTGGTCTCGGTTCAGGATTTACTGATGCGGACTATCAAAAGCAAGGAGCTGAGATTGTCGCTACTGCTGCTGATGCCTGGGCTGCCGAGTTAGTCGTGAAAGTAAAAGAACCACTAGCTTCTGAATACGGTTATTTGCGAGACGATCTTCTCCTCTTCACCTATTTGCACATGGCCGCTGCTCCAGAATTAGCAGATGCTATGTTAACAGCCAAAACAACAGGAATTGCCTATGAAACTGTTCGTGACAATCAAGGACAACTACCGCTCCTCGTTCCTATGAGTGAGGTTGCAGGTCGTATGGCTGTTCAAATCGGAGCCCACTTCCTTACTAAGCAAGCTGGTGGTTCTGGTGTCCTACTAGGTGGTGTGCCGGGTGTTCCAAAAGGAAAAGTAACCATCATCGGTGGTGGTGTCGTTGGGACACATGCTGCCCGCATCGCCCTTGGACTTGGTGCTCAAGTGACTATTTTAGATATCAGTGCGAAACGTCTCTCAGTTCTTGAAGAAGTCTTTGGAAACCAAATTCAAACTCTTATGTCAAATTCTTTCAACATCGAAGCAAGTGTGAGAGATGCTGATGTGGTGATTGGTGCAGTTCTCATTCCTGGTGCTAAAGCACCGAAATTGGTGACAGAAGAGATGGTCAAACAAATGCGTCCAGGCTCTGTCATCGTTGATGTTGCCGTTGACCAAGGTGGTGTTATCGAGACAGCTGACCGTGTGACAACGCACGATGAGCCTGTCTATGAGAAACACGGTGTTCTCCACTATGCCGTTGCCAATATCCCTGGTGCGGTCGCCCGTACTTCAACCATCGCCCTAACCAATGTCACTCTTCCTTATATCGAAGCTCTGGCTGGCAAAGGATTCGCACAAGCAATCTCTGAAGATGAGGGCTTGCGTCAAGGTGTGACCACTTATCAAGGTTACTTGACCAGCCTGCCAGTTGCCCAAGGCCTCGATAAAGAGCACACGTCTATCGACGAACTTGTTTAA
- a CDS encoding PhoH family protein codes for MKEHSIDIQLSHPDDLFHLFGSNERHLRLMEEELDVVIHARTEIVQVLGEEAACEETRQVIQALMVLVNRGMTVGTPDVVTAISMVKNDEIDKFVALYEEEIIKDNTGKPIRVKTLGQKLYVDSVKQHDVTFGIGPAGTGKTFLAVTLAVTALKRGQVKRIILTRPAVEAGESLGFLPGDLKEKVDPYLRPVYDALYQILGKDQTTRLMEREIIEIAPLAYMRGRTLDDAFVILDEAQNTTIMQMKMFLTRLGFNSKMIVNGDISQIDLPRNVKSGLIDAQEKLKNIHQIDFVHFSAKDVVRHPVVAQIIRAYEPAPAKNEDKKEETE; via the coding sequence TTGAAGGAACATTCAATAGACATTCAACTGAGTCATCCAGATGACTTGTTTCATCTTTTTGGATCCAACGAGCGCCATCTTCGTTTGATGGAAGAAGAGCTCGATGTGGTGATTCATGCCCGTACGGAGATTGTCCAGGTTTTGGGAGAAGAAGCTGCATGTGAGGAAACCCGTCAGGTTATCCAGGCCTTGATGGTTTTGGTGAATCGTGGGATGACAGTTGGGACGCCAGATGTGGTAACGGCTATTAGCATGGTCAAAAACGATGAAATCGACAAGTTTGTCGCCCTTTACGAAGAAGAAATTATCAAAGACAATACAGGGAAGCCGATTCGTGTCAAAACCTTAGGTCAAAAACTTTATGTGGACAGTGTCAAACAGCATGATGTGACCTTTGGAATCGGACCTGCAGGGACAGGGAAGACCTTTCTTGCAGTGACCTTGGCAGTGACAGCTCTTAAACGCGGGCAGGTCAAGCGAATTATCCTTACTCGTCCAGCAGTGGAAGCAGGTGAGAGTCTAGGATTTCTTCCAGGTGATCTCAAGGAGAAGGTGGATCCTTACCTTCGACCAGTTTACGATGCCTTGTATCAGATTCTCGGCAAAGATCAGACGACCCGTCTCATGGAGCGTGAAATTATCGAAATCGCGCCCCTTGCCTACATGCGTGGGCGGACCTTGGATGATGCCTTTGTCATTTTAGATGAAGCACAAAATACGACCATCATGCAGATGAAGATGTTCCTGACTCGTTTAGGCTTTAATTCGAAGATGATTGTCAATGGGGATATCAGTCAGATTGACCTGCCACGTAATGTCAAGTCCGGTTTGATTGATGCCCAAGAAAAGCTCAAGAACATCCACCAAATCGACTTTGTTCATTTTTCAGCCAAGGATGTGGTTCGTCATCCAGTTGTCGCTCAGATTATCCGAGCTTATGAACCAGCTCCAGCTAAAAATGAAGATAAGAAGGAAGAGACAGAATAG
- a CDS encoding YozE family protein has product MRKSFYSWLMTERNPKSNSPKAILADLAFEESAFPKHTDDFDEVSRFLEEHASFSFNLGDFDAIWQEYLEH; this is encoded by the coding sequence TTGAGAAAATCATTTTACAGTTGGCTCATGACTGAGCGCAATCCTAAAAGTAACAGTCCCAAAGCTATCTTGGCAGACCTCGCTTTTGAAGAGTCAGCCTTCCCAAAACACACGGATGATTTTGATGAGGTAAGTCGCTTTTTGGAGGAGCATGCCAGTTTCTCTTTTAACCTAGGAGACTTTGACGCCATCTGGCAAGAATACTTAGAACACTAG
- a CDS encoding GrpB family protein, translating to MKKKLEEMSLEELWQLFPIFLVEHKSEWKDRYESEKANLKKILGANVIKRIEHIGSTAIPNIWAKDIVDILLEVGRIEDLARVRDLLVKNGWLVMSESPNRISLNKGYTEQGFAEKVFHLHLRMTGDHDEIYFRDYLCQHPDIAQAYQELKLSLWKQFEHNRDAYTDAKTDFINHYVSEAKSSNFQESEKCH from the coding sequence ATGAAAAAGAAACTTGAAGAAATGAGTTTAGAGGAACTCTGGCAACTTTTTCCTATTTTTCTAGTAGAGCACAAGTCAGAGTGGAAAGACAGGTATGAATCGGAAAAAGCAAATCTGAAAAAAATATTGGGTGCAAATGTTATTAAAAGAATAGAACATATCGGTAGCACTGCTATCCCTAATATTTGGGCCAAAGATATCGTTGATATTCTGTTAGAAGTAGGTAGAATAGAGGATTTAGCAAGAGTTAGGGATTTATTGGTGAAGAATGGGTGGTTAGTGATGTCGGAGAGTCCTAACAGGATTTCGCTGAATAAAGGATATACAGAGCAGGGATTTGCTGAGAAAGTTTTTCATCTACATTTGCGAATGACAGGAGATCATGACGAGATTTATTTTAGAGATTATCTCTGCCAGCATCCAGATATTGCCCAAGCGTATCAGGAATTAAAACTAAGTTTATGGAAACAATTTGAACACAATCGAGACGCCTATACAGATGCGAAAACAGATTTTATAAACCACTACGTTTCAGAGGCTAAGTCCAGTAATTTTCAAGAATCAGAAAAGTGTCATTAA
- the cvfB gene encoding RNA-binding virulence regulatory protein CvfB has protein sequence MNTNLASFIVGLIIDENDRFYFVQKDGQTYALAKEEGQHRVGDTVKGFTYTDMKQKLRLTTLEVTATQDQFGWGTVTEVRKDLGVFVDTGLPDKEVVVSLDILPELKELWPKKGDQLYIRLQVDKKDRIWGLLAYQEDFQRLARPAYNNMQNQNWPAIVYRLKLSGTFVYLPENNMLGFIHPSERYAEPRLGQVLDARVIGFREVDRTLNLSLKPRSFEMLENDAQMILTYLESNGGFMTLNDKSSPEDIKATFGISKGQFKKALGGLMKAGKIKQDQFGTELI, from the coding sequence ATGAATACAAATCTTGCAAGTTTTATCGTTGGACTCATCATCGATGAAAATGACCGTTTTTACTTTGTGCAAAAGGATGGTCAAACCTATGCACTTGCCAAGGAAGAAGGTCAACATAGAGTAGGGGATACGGTCAAAGGTTTTACCTACACGGATATGAAGCAAAAACTCCGTCTGACAACCTTAGAAGTGACTGCCACTCAGGACCAATTTGGTTGGGGAACCGTAACAGAAGTTCGTAAAGACCTTGGTGTCTTTGTGGATACAGGCCTTCCTGATAAGGAAGTCGTAGTATCGCTAGATATTCTCCCTGAATTGAAAGAACTCTGGCCTAAGAAGGGCGACCAACTCTACATCCGTCTTCAAGTGGACAAGAAAGACCGAATCTGGGGACTTTTGGCGTATCAGGAAGACTTCCAACGTCTGGCTCGTCCTGCCTATAACAACATGCAGAACCAAAACTGGCCAGCCATTGTATACCGTCTCAAGCTGTCAGGGACCTTTGTCTATCTGCCAGAGAATAACATGCTTGGTTTTATCCATCCTAGTGAGCGCTACGCAGAGCCACGTTTGGGGCAAGTTTTAGATGCGCGTGTCATTGGTTTCCGTGAAGTGGACCGCACCTTGAACCTCTCCCTCAAACCACGTTCTTTTGAGATGTTGGAAAATGATGCCCAGATGATTTTGACATACTTGGAAAGCAATGGTGGCTTCATGACCTTGAATGACAAGTCGTCCCCTGAGGACATCAAGGCAACCTTTGGCATTTCTAAAGGTCAGTTCAAGAAAGCACTCGGAGGCTTGATGAAAGCTGGCAAAATCAAGCAGGACCAGTTTGGGACAGAGTTGATTTAG
- the frr gene encoding ribosome recycling factor: MANAIVEKAKERMTQSHQSLAREFGGIRAGRANASLLDRIHVEYYGVETPLNQIASITIPEARVLLVTPFDKSSLKDIERALNASDLGITPANDGSVIRLVIPALTEETRRDLAKEVKKVGENAKVAIRNIRRDAMDEAKKQEKAKEITEDELKTLEKDIQKVTDDAVKHIDDMTANKEKELLEV, from the coding sequence ATGGCAAACGCAATTGTAGAAAAAGCTAAAGAGAGAATGACCCAGTCTCACCAATCACTTGCTCGTGAATTTGGTGGTATCCGTGCCGGTCGTGCCAACGCAAGCTTGCTAGACCGTATCCACGTAGAATACTATGGAGTCGAAACTCCTCTTAACCAAATCGCTTCAATTACTATTCCAGAAGCGCGTGTCTTGTTGGTAACACCATTTGACAAGTCTTCGTTGAAAGACATCGAGCGTGCCTTGAACGCTTCTGATCTTGGTATCACACCAGCTAATGACGGCTCTGTGATCCGCTTGGTTATCCCAGCTCTTACAGAAGAGACTCGTCGTGACCTTGCTAAAGAAGTGAAGAAGGTCGGTGAAAATGCCAAAGTGGCTATCCGCAATATCCGTCGTGATGCTATGGATGAAGCTAAGAAACAAGAAAAAGCAAAAGAAATCACTGAAGACGAATTGAAGACTCTTGAAAAAGATATTCAAAAAGTAACAGACGATGCTGTTAAACACATCGACGACATGACTGCCAACAAAGAAAAAGAACTTTTGGAAGTCTAG
- the pyrH gene encoding UMP kinase: MANPKYKRILIKLSGEALAGERGVGIDIQTVQTIAKEIQEVHSLGIEIALVIGGGNLWRGEPAAEAGMDRVQADYTGMLGTVMNALVMADSLQQVGVDTRVQTAISMQQVAEPYVRGRALRHLEKGRIVIFGAGIGSPYFSTDTTAALRAAEIEADAILMAKNGVDGVYNADPKKDKTAVKFEELTHRDVINKGLRIMDSTASTLSMDNDIDLVVFNMNQPGNIKRVVFGENIGTTVSNNIEEKE, from the coding sequence ATGGCGAACCCCAAGTATAAACGTATTTTAATCAAGTTATCAGGTGAAGCCCTTGCCGGTGAACGTGGCGTAGGGATTGATATCCAAACAGTTCAAACAATCGCAAAAGAGATTCAAGAAGTTCATAGCTTAGGTATCGAAATTGCCCTTGTTATTGGTGGAGGAAATCTCTGGCGTGGTGAACCTGCTGCAGAAGCAGGAATGGACCGCGTTCAGGCAGATTACACAGGAATGCTTGGGACCGTTATGAATGCTCTTGTGATGGCAGATTCATTGCAACAAGTTGGCGTCGATACGCGAGTGCAAACAGCTATTTCTATGCAACAAGTGGCTGAACCTTACGTACGTGGACGTGCCCTCCGCCATCTTGAAAAAGGTCGTATCGTTATCTTTGGTGCCGGAATTGGTTCACCTTACTTCTCAACAGATACAACAGCGGCTCTTCGTGCAGCTGAAATCGAAGCGGATGCCATCCTTATGGCCAAAAATGGCGTAGACGGTGTTTACAATGCTGATCCTAAGAAAGACAAGACTGCCGTTAAGTTTGAAGAATTGACCCACCGTGATGTCATTAACAAAGGTCTTCGCATCATGGACTCAACTGCTTCAACACTTTCAATGGATAACGACATTGACCTAGTTGTCTTTAACATGAACCAACCGGGCAATATCAAACGCGTTGTATTTGGTGAAAATATCGGAACAACTGTATCAAATAATATCGAAGAAAAGGAATAA
- the trmFO gene encoding methylenetetrahydrofolate--tRNA-(uracil(54)-C(5))-methyltransferase (FADH(2)-oxidizing) TrmFO: MSQSYINVIGAGLAGSEAAYQIAERGIPVKLYEMRGVKSTPQHKTDNFAELVCSNSLRGDALTNAVGLLKEEMRRLGSVILESAEATRVPAGGALAVDRDGFSQMVTEKIANHPLIEVVRDEITELPTDAITVVATGPLTSDALAEKIHALNGGDGFYFYDAAAPIIDVNTIDMSKVYLKSRYDKGEAAYLNAPMTKQEFMDFHEALVNAEEAPLNSFEKEKYFEGCMPIEVMAKRGIKTMLYGPMKPVGLEYPDDYTGPRDGEFKTPYAVVQLRQDNAAGSLYNIVGFQTHLKWGEQKRVFQMIPGLENAEFVRYGVMHRNSYMDSPNLLEQTYRSKKQPNLFFAGQMTGVEGYVESAASGLVAGINAARLFKGESEAIFPETTAIGSLAHYITHADSKHFQPMNVNFGIIKELEGERIRDKKARYEKIAERALNDLEEFLTV; the protein is encoded by the coding sequence AACGTGGTATTCCAGTTAAACTCTACGAAATGCGTGGTGTCAAGTCAACACCCCAGCACAAAACAGACAATTTTGCTGAGTTGGTTTGTTCCAATTCTCTTCGTGGCGATGCCCTGACTAATGCCGTTGGGCTTCTCAAGGAAGAAATGCGTCGCCTGGGTTCGGTCATCTTGGAATCTGCTGAAGCAACCCGTGTTCCTGCTGGTGGGGCTCTTGCGGTTGACCGAGATGGTTTCTCCCAAATGGTGACTGAAAAAATAGCCAACCACCCCTTAATTGAAGTGGTACGTGACGAAATTACCGAATTGCCAACAGATGCCATCACAGTTGTAGCGACTGGACCTTTAACTAGTGATGCTCTAGCTGAGAAAATCCATGCTCTTAATGGCGGCGATGGCTTCTATTTCTACGATGCGGCAGCGCCTATCATCGATGTCAACACCATTGATATGAGCAAGGTTTATCTCAAGTCTCGTTATGACAAGGGAGAAGCGGCCTATCTCAATGCTCCAATGACCAAGCAAGAGTTTATGGATTTTCATGAAGCCTTGGTCAATGCGGAAGAAGCCCCGCTCAATTCGTTTGAAAAAGAAAAGTACTTTGAAGGCTGTATGCCTATCGAAGTCATGGCCAAACGTGGCATTAAAACCATGCTTTATGGTCCCATGAAGCCAGTTGGTTTGGAGTATCCAGACGACTACACAGGACCTCGCGATGGGGAGTTCAAAACACCGTATGCAGTTGTCCAGCTTCGTCAGGACAATGCGGCTGGTAGCCTCTACAATATCGTCGGTTTCCAGACCCACCTCAAATGGGGAGAACAAAAGCGTGTCTTCCAAATGATTCCAGGTCTTGAAAATGCGGAGTTTGTTCGTTATGGGGTCATGCACCGCAATTCTTACATGGATTCGCCAAATCTTCTTGAGCAAACCTATCGTTCTAAGAAACAGCCTAACCTCTTCTTTGCTGGTCAAATGACGGGTGTGGAAGGCTATGTTGAGTCAGCAGCGTCAGGCTTAGTTGCAGGTATTAACGCAGCTCGACTCTTCAAGGGTGAAAGTGAAGCTATCTTCCCAGAGACCACAGCGATCGGAAGTCTAGCTCATTACATCACTCATGCGGACAGCAAACATTTCCAACCAATGAATGTCAATTTTGGGATTATCAAGGAATTGGAAGGCGAGCGTATCCGTGATAAAAAAGCTCGTTATGAAAAAATTGCAGAGCGTGCCCTTAACGATTTAGAGGAATTTTTAACGGTCTAA